A portion of the Juglans microcarpa x Juglans regia isolate MS1-56 chromosome 1D, Jm3101_v1.0, whole genome shotgun sequence genome contains these proteins:
- the LOC121266263 gene encoding 50S ribosomal protein HLP, mitochondrial-like, with amino-acid sequence MAAGFASTSSHVGRSLLRCLSNNLSSVLGTSHGIACCNLLSQQQRTFIQMRTVLKVVDNSGAKKVMCIQALKGKKGARLGDTIVASVKEAHPNGKVKKGKVVYGVVVRAAMQRGRCDGSEVKFDDNAVVLVDKQGQPIGTRVFGPVPHELRKKKHVKILTLAGHIA; translated from the exons ATGGCTGCAGGATTTGCTTCAACATCATCTCACG TTGGTCGTTCATTGTTGCGATGCCTCAGCAACAACTTGTCGAGTGTACTTGGCACATCTCATGGGATAGCTTGCTGCAATTTGTTATCGCAG CAGCAAAGGACTTTCATTCAGATGCGAACTGTTCTTAAAGTTGTGGACAACTCGGGGGCTAAAAAGGTGATGTGCATACAAGCTTTAAAGGGGAAGAAAGGTGCAAGACTGGGAGACACAATAGTTGCATCTGTCAAGGAAGCCCATCCAAATGGAAAAgtgaagaaaggaaaagttgtATATGGTGTGGTTGTGCGTGCCGCAATGCAACGCGGCCGCTGTGATGGCAGTGAGGTCAAGTTTGATGACAATGCCGTGGTGCTTGTCGACAAGCAAGGCCAACCCATTGGGACTAGAGTCTTTGGGCCCGTCCCACATGAACTGAGGAAGAAAAAGCATGTTAAGATTCTTACTTTGGCGGGGCATATTGCTTAG